The Methanothrix sp. DNA window AGCGATCCTGTATTTGCCTACATCTGTGCAGAGGACGCGCTCTATCTCGCTCGCGATTGCCGGTAAACGGAACGGCTGAAGCCTGAGCTTTCTCACAAGCCTCTCGATCTGAGCCAGCGTTCCGAATATCACAGCTCTGTTTGCTGAGTGATCACACCTCAGAGCACCCCTGGGCACCGCAGCATCTCCACCCGCAGCCAGCATCTCCTGCTTTATGACCAGAGCCTCCATGGGTGTTATGCCCTCAACAGCAACCGCCATAAAAGAGCCCTTCTTCCAGAGTATATCATGAGCTCCCGGATCGACATCGACCCAGTCAAGGAGACACCTCAGCTCCTCGGCCGAGCCTGCGACCTGGAGCAGCTCCACACTTCCGGAGCGCATCTGCCTTCCACGGGCAGCCTGGGCGATCCTGACCGCGTCCCTGCAGGCAGCGACGTCGTGTGTCCTCACCACATGTGCCCCGTTGTAAACAGCTATGGCAGTTGCAGCTATCGATCCTGTCAGCCTCTCAGCAGGGTCCCTCAGATCGAGAACAGCGCCGATGAAAGACTTCCTGGAGACGGCTGCGACTATGGGCTTCCTAAGTGAGCGCAGGCTCCTCATCCGGTCCAGAATCGCGAGATCGTACTCGTATGTCTTTCCAGGGATCCACCGACCGATCCCCGGATCGACCAGAATCTTTCTGGGATCGACTCCCTTATCCACAGCGGTGCTGACAGT harbors:
- the folP gene encoding dihydropteroate synthase, giving the protein MTIEGELGRLKVGDVYPVRLMGIINLSAESFYKGSVSTPESAASFARRMTEEGAEVIDVGAVSTAPGSPFISEDVERERLFPALENILDNVDVEVSVDTQRASIADLALSRGASCINDVSCLRDPLMAEVVAEHDASLLVMASKDRPGDLLELKDIIPRLAATVSTAVDKGVDPRKILVDPGIGRWIPGKTYEYDLAILDRMRSLRSLRKPIVAAVSRKSFIGAVLDLRDPAERLTGSIAATAIAVYNGAHVVRTHDVAACRDAVRIAQAARGRQMRSGSVELLQVAGSAEELRCLLDWVDVDPGAHDILWKKGSFMAVAVEGITPMEALVIKQEMLAAGGDAAVPRGALRCDHSANRAVIFGTLAQIERLVRKLRLQPFRLPAIASEIERVLCTDVGKYRIADDQITPSSRMG